In a genomic window of Tepidibacillus fermentans:
- a CDS encoding RNA-guided endonuclease TnpB family protein produces MANKAYKFRLYPTKEQEQLLAKTFGCVRFVYNKMLAERKETYEQFKDDKEALKKQKFPTPAKYKKKFAWLKEVDSLALANAQLNLQKAYQNFFSGRAEFPKFKSRKARQSYTTNVVNGNIMLLDGYIKLPKLKLVKMKQHREIPSDHIIKSCTVSRTKTGKYYVSILTEYEHQPIQKEVQAVVGLDFSMNGLFVDSEEGKTANYPRFYHQALEKLAKEQRILSRKKKDSNRWHKQRLKVAKLHERIANQRKDFLHKESYKLAKLYDCVVIEDLNMKGMSQALNFGKSVADNAWGMFTTFLQYKLEEQGKRIIKIDKWFPSSKTCSCCGQVKESLSLAERIFHCDCGFVADRDWNASINIKLEGLRLLALA; encoded by the coding sequence ATGGCAAACAAAGCATATAAATTTCGTCTGTATCCAACGAAAGAACAAGAGCAACTTCTTGCGAAAACCTTCGGTTGCGTTCGTTTCGTCTACAACAAAATGTTGGCTGAACGAAAGGAAACATATGAACAATTCAAGGACGATAAAGAAGCCTTGAAAAAGCAAAAATTCCCGACTCCTGCCAAGTATAAAAAGAAGTTTGCATGGCTCAAAGAAGTCGATAGCCTTGCATTGGCAAATGCTCAACTGAACTTGCAGAAGGCATACCAAAACTTCTTTTCTGGTCGTGCAGAATTTCCGAAGTTCAAAAGCCGTAAGGCAAGACAATCCTATACAACCAATGTGGTCAACGGAAACATTATGCTTTTGGATGGTTATATCAAATTACCAAAACTGAAACTTGTAAAGATGAAGCAACATCGAGAAATTCCATCAGATCATATTATCAAATCTTGTACGGTTTCTCGAACAAAAACGGGAAAATACTATGTTTCTATTCTCACCGAATACGAACATCAACCTATACAAAAAGAAGTACAAGCTGTTGTTGGTTTGGATTTTTCCATGAATGGCTTATTTGTTGATAGCGAAGAAGGTAAGACAGCCAATTACCCTCGTTTCTATCATCAAGCCTTGGAAAAATTAGCGAAGGAACAGCGTATTCTATCACGCAAAAAGAAAGACTCTAATCGTTGGCACAAACAGCGACTAAAAGTGGCGAAGCTACATGAAAGAATTGCGAACCAACGAAAAGACTTTCTACATAAGGAATCGTACAAATTAGCAAAATTGTATGATTGCGTGGTTATCGAAGACCTCAACATGAAGGGAATGTCGCAAGCCCTCAATTTCGGCAAAAGCGTTGCTGATAATGCATGGGGCATGTTCACGACATTTCTCCAATACAAGTTAGAGGAGCAAGGGAAAAGAATTATCAAAATAGATAAGTGGTTTCCATCATCCAAAACTTGTTCATGTTGCGGTCAAGTAAAGGAGTCTCTATCTCTTGCTGAGCGCATATTCCACTGTGATTGTGGTTTTGTAGCAGATAGAGACTGGAATGCTTCTATCAATATCAAACTTGAAGGATTACGCTTATTAGCGTTAGCATAG